GAAAATTTGGCTTGTTGTATTTGCTTCTTTATTCTTTTTAGCGGGTTGTGAGAAACCTGTTGAACAAGTCCACCTGAGTGGCCCAACCATGGGAACCAGTTACAATGTTAAGTACATAGTAGCGGAAGGTATTCCTGCACCGGATAAGGTTCAAGCAGAGGTTGATCGTCTGCTTGAAGAGGTCAACGATCAGATGTCGACCTATCGTAAAGACTCAGAGCTCAGCCGTTTCAATCAGAGTCAATCTTTGGCGCCTTTCGCGGTCTCACCACAAACGGCCAAAGTAGTGAAAGAAGCGATTCGCCTCAACGGTCTTACTCTAGGCGCGCTGGATGTGACGGTTGGTCCGCTGGTGAATTTATGGGGCTTTGGACCTGAAGGTCGCCCTGAGGTAGTGCCGAGCGAGGAAGAGTTAAGTGCGCGTAAAGCGAATGTAGGTATTGAGCATTTATCCGTTCAAGGGAGCAGCCTACAAAAAAGTATCCCCAACCTTTATGTCGATCTTTCAACCATTGCTAAGGGCTGGGGTGTCGATGTTTTGGCCGATTACATTGAGTCGCTAGGCATTCACAACTATATGGTGGAAGTCGGCGGTGAAATTCGCTTGAAGGGTACCAACCGTGAAGGTGTGCGCTGGAGAATAGCCATCGAGAAGCCTTCGGTTGATGAGCGTAGCATTCAAGAAATTATTGAGCCAGGTGATATGGCAATAGCGACCTCTGGTGATTATCGTAACTATTTTGAACATGATGGTGTTCGCTATTCGCACATTATCAACCCAGAAACAGGTCGACCTATCACCCACAAAGTGGTGTCAGTCACTGTGTTAGACCCCTCTTCAATGACCGCAGACGGTTTAGCCACTGGCTTGATGGTTTTAGGAGAAGAGAAGGGAATGCAAGTGGCGAATCAGCATGATATCCCAGTTTTGATGATCGTTAAAACCGATACTGGCTTTGTCGAGCTTGCGTCTGACGCGTATAACACCTATATCAAACAATAACCAACTGCTGAGTATGTCATTATGAGTACATTTATTATTACCTTCGCCGTATTCATGGCCGTTATTGCTGCTATGGCCGTCGGCTATATTTTTCAAAAGAAGGTCGTGAAAGGTAGCTGTGGTGGTTTGGGCGCGGTTGGCATTGAGAAAGTGTGCAACTGTCCTGAGCCATGCGACGCCCGAAAGAAACGCGAAGCGCGCGAAGCGGCCCGCGCCGAGAAGCTGGCGGCTTGGGAAAAAGATCGTATTGCCTAATTTGGGTTAAATAGATAAACACCGGCTTCGGCCGGTGTTTTTGTATCAGTTGGTTTAGTTTATGAAGCTATGGTCTGATTGCGCCCTGCCGACTTGGCTAAATAGAGACGATCATCTGCGATTCTGATTTGCTGCTCGAGATTCTCTTCTACATTGCACAAACCGATACTAACGGTGATGTTGATGATACTTTGCTGATAGTTGATCGGAGTTTGTGCTATGCGTTGACGCATGTTCTCTAACCTCTGGAAAAAGTCATCGCTGGGCGCAATCGACTTAACACAAAACTCCTCACCGCCAAATCGCACCACCACTTCGCCTGGAAAGCAGAGCTTGAGAATCTCGGCAATGGTTTTGATCGCTAAATCACCGGCTTCATGCCCATAAACATCATTCACCTGTTTGAAATGATCGATATCGATCATCGCAATCTGGCGTTGCTGATTACTGTCGAGCGGTAGTGAGAACAGGAAGCGCCGATTCCATAATCCAGTGAGTGCATCTTGATTGGCCAGTTTGTACAGCTCATCAGTGGCTTCTTTCATATCGAGCATCTGATGCACTCTGCAGTAGAACTCTTCCTGATTGAAAGGCTTAGTCAGAAAGTCATTGGCGCCCGATTTGAGAAATTTTGCCGTCAGGTTGTTATTGTCACTGCCTGATAAGCCGAGGATCGCGAGACTATTGCGGTCACGAAACTGTCGTATAGCACGAATCATCGTAATGCCATCCATCACAGGCATATCGTGATCTGTGATGATAAAGCTGATATCGGGGTGTCGTTCAAGCAGTTCCAGCGCCTCTTTACCATCCTGGGCGAGGGTGGTTTTTATATACTGATGTTCAAGCAGTTGGGCCACATAGTGTCTAACCGTTGCGGAGTCGTCGACAACCAACGCATGATGTTGACTGTTATTTAGCAGACGTTTAGCTAAAGGGATCAGGTAGGAGACAGATGCTAAGCTATCTTTGAGCAGGTAATCAACCACGCCCTTATCAATAAATCGCTGCCTTGCTTGCTCGGAAAACGTAGCGGTGAGCACCACGACTTTGTGCCCTTGGCTAAGAAAAAGATCAATCACCTCACCATCTTGTCCATCGGGTAGGCAGTAATCTAACACGGCGAAGCGAAACTGTGGATGTTGCTTCAGTAATTGTTTTCCTTCAGCAATAGAACCTGCAATATAAACTTGGTAGCCAGCGTCGCTCAGTTGCTGTCTTAGATAGTTTTGATAGGTGCGACTGTCTTCAACGACCAATACTTTGTTATTCAACCTTTGCGCTCTATTTCATCCGATACTGATAATAATCATAGTCCAAAAGTTCATCTGAACATGAAATTCCATCGCAGATGTAGGCGAATAAACAGAGTTTGGTTATACTGTTTTTTTATACAGTTTAGTTTGGTTTCGCTTCATCATGACTGACAAAGTTCGTAAAATTATTCATGTTGATATGGACTGCTTCTTTGCCGCAGTCGAAATGCGCGATAACCCGAGTTATTGCGGTCGGCCACTGGCAGTTGGGGGGCATGAGAAGCAGCGTGGAGTGCTGAGCACCTGTAACTATGAAGCGAGGAAGTTTGGTATTCGCAGTGCCATGCCCACGGCAAAGGCGATGCAATTGTGCCCGCATCTGTTGGTCGTACCCGGCAGAATGGATGTGTACAAACGGGTCTCGGCGCAAATACGGGAGATTTTTGCTCGCTATACCCAACTGATTGAACCGCTGTCGCTGGACGAAGCCTACCTTGATGTGACTGACTCAATTCAGTGTCAAGGTTCGGCAACGCTAATCGCAGAAGCGATTCGGCGCGATATATTTAATGAGTTAAAGCTCACGGCGTCGGCAGGGGTTGCCCCCGTAAAGTTTCTTGCCAAAGTCGCGTCAGATATGAACAAGCCCAATGGACAGTATGTCATTCCGCCTCAACGTGTTCAGCAAGAGGTAGATAGGTTGCCTCTGGAGCGGATCCCCGGTGTTGGTAAGGTGAGCTTAGAGAAGCTTCATCAAGCAGGGTATTATGTCTGTTCGGACATTAAAAATAGTGACTATCGCTCTCTACTACTTGAGTTTGGGCGCCTTGGCGCATCGCTATGGAAAAAGAGTCATGGTATCGATAACCGCCAGGTTGTGGTGGAGAGGGAGCGAAAGTCGGTCGGTGTTGAGCGAACTTTTTCGCAAAATATCATGACTTATGAGCAGTGTTGGCAGGTGATAGAGCAAAAACTTTATCCTGAACTCGAGCGCCGATTAGCTAAGGCGTCAGAAGATAAATCCATCATCAAACAAGGGATAAAAGTTAAGTTTGCCGATTTTCAGTTGACCACAATTGAACACATTCATCCATTTCTTGAGTTAGAGGATTTTAAACAGCTACTCCGCGATGTACTCAAACGTCAGCAAGGTCGAGAAATCCGTCTCCTTGGCTTAAGCGTGATGCTTAAGCCAGAAGAACTGACTAAACAGCTAAGCTTTTTTTAGTCACTAGACCTCGCCGCCGACGTGCTTGAGCACTTGGGCAAAAGGAACATTTTCCAATTGGCCAAAACCGGCAAGGATGCGCGCTTTTAGTTTGGTGAGTCTCGGAGTAGAAATACCGCACAGAAACTTGGTTTTCAGCGTGTTGGATAAGGGCTGCTCAGCACGTTGACTCAATTGTTCTACCCATATGGCGATTTGTTTATCATCAATGCTTGAACTCCCGCTCTCGGCGAATTTGGCGACTTGTCCTCGACAGACACTGCAATGACCACATTGGTGCGGGGCTTGATTATCGCCAAAGTAGTTGGCGAGTGTATGACTTAAGCAAGATTGAGACTCAAACAAGTTCAATAGATTGTGAATACGTTCAATGTCACTTCGCTCTTTATCGGCAAACAACTGCCATAATTTGTCGGCCAGCTCGCTCACTGAATCAGGTTGAGCATCAACACGATACACTTCGGTCATCAGTTTACTTTCAAGCTCAATCCACCCTTTTTGATTGAAATAATCAAGTGCAGCGATGGCTCGTTGGCGCTCTTCACCAAAGTGTTGCCATAGAGCGTCGAAATCGACTTGATTCCAGACTTTGGCTTGACTTGAGCAGTCAAACAGCGCGCGGACAAATGTTTGTCGTTGTGGATCAAACTGATTGATGATTTCTGCTTTGTCTTTTAAGAATTTAAAGCGGTAATCGGCGAAGTAACTATATTGTGCTGAGATTAGACCAAACATCTCCATGTACACCAGTAAGGTTTTCAGTGGCAGTTGGCGGATGTTACTGTCACTGGATAAGCGAGAAATGACGACTTCCCACTGTTGGCCTTGGCTAAAAGCATGCTCGAGTAATGCTCTGATTTCTTGCTGTTCTGGCGTGTCCCCATAGACAAAGTTCTCCAAGGTACAGATACCACTTTTATTCCCGAGTAAAATGCAGTCAGAGTGCTTTCCATCGCGTCCAGCGCGGCCAATCTCTTGCGCGTAGTTCTCAATAGATTTTGGCATGTCGTAGTGAACGACACGTCGAATGTCGGCTTTATCCACGCCCATGCCGAATGCGATGGTCGCGACGATAATGGTGATCTCGCCAGACATGAACTGCTGCTGTATGCGTTGCCTAACTTCATTATCCAGACCCGCGTGGTAGGCGTGACAATTGAGCCCTGACTCGCGTAGCAATTGGGCAACAGACTCTGAGGTACTTTGCAAGGTCACGTAAACGATTGTAGGATGGTTAGGCTGCTTAGCGAGAGCGGCGAGCAGTTGCTCATTTTTCTGCTCATCATTACAAGGGATCACGGTTAAATCTAAGTTACTGCGATAGAACCCAGTGGTCACCACATCCTGTTTATTTATGGCAAACTTGCTTTGCATATCCTTAATCACCGCCTCAGTGGCAGTCGCAGTGAGCAGAAGACATTGCGGAATAGCAAACTCTTTTTGGTAGCTGGGCAATTTAAGGTAGTCGGGGCGAAAGTTGTGCCCCCACTCTGAGATACAGTGTGCTTCGTCTACCACAAGTAATGAGATAGGAATCTGTTTTATAAAATGACGAAAGCGCTCGTTTTTCAGTCGCTCGACTGAAATCATCAATACTTTCAACTCACCACTGCGTGCTTGCTCTATAACAGCTTGCGTCTCTTCTCGACTTTGGCTGGAGTCAATTGAGGCGGCGCAGATATTACGTTGTTGTAGAAAAGCCAGTTGATCTTTCATTAAGGCAAGTAGAGGAGAAATGACCAGCGTTAGGTGAGGAAGCATCAGCGCAGGTAGTTGATAGCATAAGGATTTTCCTGAGCCAGTCGGGAAAATCGCTGCGCATGAGCGTCCGGTTAATACCGTTTCGATGACGGGCCGCTGCCCGGTACGCAAATCCTCAAAACCAAAGTAGGTTTGCAGAGTAGCGTCGATTTGTTCAATAGAGGGGGCGTCATTCATCATCTACCTTTGTGCTGTTTTTCTTTGCCGTTGAAGGTATTCTAAAGACAATATCGGTCTGGGAATATGTTTTTAGTATGGATAAGTCGGAACTGCGTCAAACTATCTTGGCTTGTTTGCAGCAAAAGCTCGCGGTTGCTCAGCGTTCGGCTCAACGAGCCATGGAATCAGCGACGGATGACGAAACGGTGCCTGAGCATAAGTACGATACGCTAGCACTCGAAGCCTCTTACTTAGCTCATGGCCAAGCAATGCGTGTGCAAGAATGCGAAAACGACATTGATCAAATCAAGCAACTGCCACTACCAGAAGCTGCTCAACAGGTGCGCTTGGGCTGCGCAGTCTTGCTGCTGGATGATGAGGACAATCCCCACTGGTTTCTTACCGTTCCATGTTGTGGAGGATTAAAAGTCCCCTTCGCTGAATCCACGGTGATGTTGGTCACTTTTGATTCTCCATTGGGCGCGGCCTTAAAAGGTAAACAGTTGGGCGACGAAGTGATCTATCGTATTGGTGAGCGGAATCATTGTTACCAAATCGAAACCATTTGCTGACAATCAGCGCCAATGGTTTTGTTATGGTGAACGGGATACAAAGGGCAGGATAATGAAAAAGAGTTTAGTTGCGTTACCACTATTATTGTCGAGTCAGGCGTTTGCCGCTCAGTGTCATATTGATCTTAAAAATGACATTCGCTTGAACGATGAGCGACTCGAAATCCATCAAGTAAGCGGTGAGACCGCGATTGTTGATCAGAATAACAATCTGACCATTCATGGGGAAAGCATTGAGCTAAGTGCCGATCAGCAGCAAGCCATTGCCGACTATCGTCAGAGCCTCAATGATTACTTACCGCGAGCAAAACAGATGGCACGTGAAGGTCTTGCCTTAGCTAATGAGATTGTTGACGATGTGGCGCAAAGTTTCGATGCACCGGAGGCTTTTGCCAGTGTTAAGCAAGCGATGCAGACGTTTTATGATGAGATTGAGGCTCGCTACTACAAAGATGGCGATCTCATTTTACCAGCGGATAGCTTCGGTTCGTTAAGTGAAACGTGGTCGGAAGATTTCGACAAAGCCAAAGCGTTGTTTAATGAAGAATTCATCACCAGTGCGTTTGATGCCATGTCGGAAAAAATGAAAGTAGAGGGTGGGATTAACTTAACCGAAATGGCCAATGCGATGAGTGAGCTTAAAGAGCGTATCGCGAAGCGCTTAGCCGAGCATTCACAGCAGGTCGAGAAACAGAGTGCAGAATTTTGTGATTCTCTTGATCAAATGGCAGAGCAAGAACAGCAGCTGCACCAAAAAATCCCCGAGCTGCAAGATTATCAGATTTTTACCATCTAAGAGTATTGGTTATCAAAGCTGAGCGATGACTGACAAAGAGCGCGATTGGCGCTCTTTTCGTTTCTCCAATCGCAGACATACCTAGCCAACATAAGCTTATGCGTGGCGGTCAACATCACTAACATCCAACCGAGCTTAATGGTTTTGGCGAGCTAAGCTAGTTTGTTATGTTTGAGTAGCATTTTTGATAGTGTAGTCTATTTTTTACAGGTTGATTTAGCTGCTTTTTGGTTGTTTGGATAAGTAAAGGTGCTGTCGTTATTGTTATTGGTGGTGTTTTTGTATTAATGTACTAGCCAACTAGTTTAATGGTGCGGTTTTAGAAGTATGGCACAAGGTACAAATGGGCAAAATCGTGAAAATTTTGGGTCACGGTTAGGTTTTATTTTGGCAGCGGCAGGCGCTGCCGTTGGTTTAGGTAATATTTGGGGGTTCCCGACTCAAGCTGCGAGCAATGGGGGCGGGGCATTTCTTTTGGTCTATCTGGTGATGATACTGATCGTCGCTTTCCCTATGCTGGTGGTCGAGATGGCGATTGGCCGTCACGGACAAGCGAACCCAGTCGACAGTATGCGCGCATTGACCAAACACCCGAGCGGAAAACGTTTAGGGGCCGCGGTTGGTTGGATTGGTCTTAGCGTGCCGAGTGCGGTACTGGCGTTTTACAGTATTGTCGGTGGTTGGCTAATCTGCTTCTTGCTAGGGGCGATCACCGAAATCATCGGACTTGATTCCTTAACTGCATGGTTCAAAGGTTTCAGTGTTGAGCGTAATCTGTTTGGCACGCTGGCTTTCTACGTTCTGACGATCCTGATTGTTCAAGGTGGGGTGAAGCAAGGTATTGAAAAGTGGTCGACACGCCTCATGCCGGCACTGTTCGTTCTGTTTGCTGCTTTGTTTATCTACATCATGACTCAGCATGGCGCCGTTGAGGGACTCAAACATTACCTCATTCCCGATTTCGAGAAAGTGATGGATCGTCAGTTGATTCTGGCGGCGATGGGGCAAGGCTTCTTCTCGCTTACCATTGGTGGTTGCTCAATGTTGATTTATGGGTCTTACTTGAGCAAGCAAGAGAACCTACCTAAGATGGCGATGAATGTCACCTTAGTTGATACCGCGGTGGCGTTTATTGCCGGACTGGTCGTGATGCCTGCGATGTTTGTCGCCATGCAAAAAGGCGTGCAGATCTATGCCGAGGATGGCTCACTACTCAGCTCAGATACCTTGGTCTTCACCGTTTTACCGTTGATGTTTGACAGTTTGGGGCTGTTGGGTCAACTGTTTGCTATTGTGTTCTTCTTGCTGCTGACGATTGCTGCGTTAACCTCATCGATTTCGATGCTAGAGTGTCCGGTCGCCTTGGTGAGTGAACGTTTCAATAGCAAACGCACATCAACAAGTTGGGTTCTTGGTGGCTTAATTGCTCTGTTTAGTGTGGTGATTGTTTACAACTTTGCTGCGCTATTTGGTTTGGTGGCGACAGTCGCGACCCAATATCTACAGCCAATAGCCGCACTGTTGTTCTGTTTGTTTGGAGGTTGGGTGTGGAGTCGTCACTCAAAAATCAAGGAGCTTGAGCAGGGCTACCCAGAGTTCACGCAAGGTTGGTTTGGTAAGCTGTGGCCACTGTATGTGAAGTTTGTGTGTCCACTGCTGGTGGGGACGGTCATTTGGGCTTCTTTTGGCTGATAACATATACGCTATAACAAACAAGCCCGCATAGTGCGGGCTTGACGTTATGATGGTGTGTTGATCTGTGATGGAGGGCTGATTTGCCCGGTGGTCAGTGGCTCAAGATCAGCGTCAGCGACTTCATCTATAAACTCTCCAACCACCTGCTCAACCTCTTGGTCGTCTTCTTCAAAGTAAGCAAGATGGAAAATTGCATCGCCTTCATTCACTAGGGGCAGTGTCTGCTGACCAATGACAATCCCGCCTTTGCGAGCTTTCAGTTCAATCTCGCTATGTCCCAGAGGTGCGCTAATGTAGGCCAGTACTTGTCCGCGAGTCACTTTTTCTCCTAAGGTGACGACGGTGCGCAAAATACCATCACTTTCGGCGCGCAGCCAACTGGTAGACTTAGCAATGATCGATGTCGGCAGACGTTTACGGCTTTTACGTAACATACCGATCGCTTGCATTACTCGCTTGACCCCTAAGTAGCCCGCATTAATACAGATCGGCTCAAAACGTAACGCTTCGCCTGCTTCATAGGTGAGCACGGGAATGTTGAGTCGCTCCGCTTCACTGCGCAGTGAGCCTTCACGTAGCGGTGAATCGATCACCACTGGAGTGGCAAACGCCTGTGCAATACGCAGGGTCTCGGGGTTGCTTAGATCTGCGCGGATCTGTGGCAAGTTGGTGCGATGAATTGCGCCAGTATGCAAGTCAATAATGTAATCACAACGCTCAGCAACCTGCGAAAAGAAAGTGTGTGCCATCCGCGAAGCCAGCGAGCCTTTGTCACTGCCTGGGAAGCAGCGGTTCAGATCGCGGCGGTCAGGGAGGTAACGAGACTTGTGAATAAAACCAAACACATTGACGATCGGCACAGCAATTAATGTACCTTTCAGCTTGTTGGCATCAATGGTATCGATCAACTGGCGTACCACTTCTACGCCATTGAGTTCATCGCCATGAATGGCGGCATTGACCATCAATACTGGCCCTGCTTGCTTACCATTGATGATCTCAACCGGAATAGAAAGCGGAGAGTGGGTGTAGAGCTTCGCCGCTTCTAATTCGACAACTTTTCTTTCTCCCGGCGAGATAGACTCGCCGAGAAATTCAAATGCGCTATTTTGTTTAACCTTTGCCACGCGTTTTTGTCCTTTTGCTTGCCGCATTTTTCTCAATAAATTCGACAATCATCCCAGCAATATCTTTACCGGTTGCGGCCTCAATACCCTCAAGACCTGGAGATGAGTTTACTTCCATGACCAAAGGCCCACGTGAAGAGCGGAGTAGATCCACGCCTGCCACGTTTAGCCCCATGATTTTAGCTGCTTCAACTGCGGTGCGACGTTCTTGCGGAGTGATTTTGACCAGTGAAGCACTGCCGCCACGGTGCAAGTTAGAACGGAATTCACCTTCAGCACCTTGACGCTTCATGGCTGCGATCACTTTATCACCAATCACAAAACAGCGAATGTCGGCACCGCCAGCTTCCTTGATGTACTCTTGCACCATGATATTGGCTTTGAGGCCCATGAATGCCTCAACCACACTCTCGGCGGCTTTACGGGTTTCGGCCAAGACTACGCCGATACCTTGAGTACCCTCAAGAAGCTTGATCACGACTGGTGCGCCACCCACCATATCTAGCAGGTCTTTGACATCGTCTGGCTTGCTAGCAAAGCCAGTAACAGGCATGCCGATGCCCTTGCGAGAAAGCAGCTGCATTGAACGTAATTTGTCGCGAGAGCGAGTGATTGCGACCGATTCATTGACCGGATAAACGCCCATCATTTCGAATTGACGCAGTACCGCAGTGCCATAAAAAGTCACAGAAGCACCGATTCGAGGAACAATAGCGTCAAAGCCAGACAGCTCCTCACCTTTAAAGTGGATTTGCGGCTGATCAGAGTTGATGTTCATGTAACAACGTAGCGCATCGATCACTTTGACTTCATGTCCGCGCTCTTTGGCCGCTTCGATAAGACGTCGAGTTGAGTAGAGCTTAGCGTTACGAGACAGAATACCAATTTTCATTATTTGTTTTCCTCGAACGGGATTAAAAAAGATTCAACAGGATCGACGATGATGCGATTGTGCATCGCTGTGCGACCCAATAACATGCGAAACGCCATGTTTTCGCGATTGGTCAACGTAATTTCAATCGGCCAGCTTTCACCAGCCAGAGAGAATACAGACTTAATAACGTAGCGAGACTCTTCATGACCGCCTGAGTCACGCACAATACGCTCATCGATAACTGGAGCTTCACATACAACTTCTGCTTCTGTGTTGTTTTGAATCGGATGAAGCCAGAAGCGGACCCATAGCGCACCGTCCTTATCGAAAGTCTCTACTTTAAACGCGTGTAGACACGAGGTTCTCGCACCAGTATCAATTTTTGCATTAATTTTCTGAATGCCAAGTTCAGGTAGGCTTACGGTTTCACGCCAGCCAACAATGAGTTTTTCTTTCATCACAGTAACAACATCAGTTAGGGAAGTTATTTAAAGTACTAAAAGACTATAGCACTCTTTACAGTAAGCGATTGGAATACACCGCAAATTTGTCTTGAAGAGGGTAATGTGGTTTACCCTGAGACGCTTCAAGGTCGGCGAATGTAGCAGCGATGGGGTGGGCTGACTAACGAAAAGAAATCACCGTAACGACAAATATAATTTATCACCAAAAGGGGTGAGAAAAGAAAAGCCAGCGACGGTTCGCTGGCCTTATTGATAAGATTTTCTAAGTCAAAAACGAACAATTATTCCGTCTTTTCTGGAATGGCTTCCAGCAATGCCACCATTTGCTCCCAGAACAGAGCGACAGTATCGATTTTAACTTTTTCGTCTGGTGAGTGCGGGAATTTAATCGTCGGTCCGAAAGACACCATATCCATGTTCGGGTAAGGTTCTTTAAATAGACCACACTCAAGGCCTGCATGAATCACCATAATGTTTGGTTTATGACCATAGATGCCTTGATACATATCACGGAAGATTGCCATGATTTCCGAATCCGCGTCTGGTTTCCAACCTGGGTAAGCACCTGAAAACTCGATTTGTGCACCTGCTAGTTCTGCCACTGAGGTCAACATACCTTCAACTTGTTGGCGACCAGAGTCGATCAGCGATCGAACCAGGCATAGGACGTTGATTCGGCTCTCTTCGGTTGTGACCACACCTACGTTGAGAGAAGTTTCAACCACCCCCTCAATCTCATCGCTCATACGAATCACACCATTTGGACAAGCGTTAAGCGCCGCGATAAAGCGCTGTTGGTCCGCAACAGACAGCGCATGAGTCTCGCTTTCAATTGGCTGATTAAAAGAGACGATATCTGTTTCTACTTTACCTAGCTCTGCTTTTAATAACTGAGTGTAGAACTCAAATAGCTCAGCGAGCTTCTCTTGGTTTTCACTCGGCACTGCGACTGTGACGAACGCTTCGCGTGGAATGGCATTACGTAGGCTACCACCGCGGAACTCAACCAAGCGAAGATCTAACTCTTGCGCGTGGCCAGCGAGGAAGCGTGCCAGTAACTTGTTGGCGTTACCGCGCCCGGTGTGAATATCACAACCTGAGTGGCCACCTTTTAAACCTTTCAGGATTAATTGACGGGTGATGTAGCCTGTTGGGACCGCCTCACGTTTGATGTCAAATGTCATTTCACCATCAATACCTCCGGCGCAGCCCATGTAAACTTCGCCTTCTTGCTCTGAATCGGTATTAAGCAGGATATCGCCTTCAAGCCAGCCCTGCTCCAGGCCAAATGCGCCCGTCATCCCCGCTTCTTCATCAATGGTGAGGAGAACTTCTAGCGGGCCATGTTTGATCTCATTTGAAGCCAGTACAGCCAGGCAAGAAGCCATACCA
The sequence above is drawn from the Vibrio sinaloensis genome and encodes:
- a CDS encoding YggN family protein; translation: MKKSLVALPLLLSSQAFAAQCHIDLKNDIRLNDERLEIHQVSGETAIVDQNNNLTIHGESIELSADQQQAIADYRQSLNDYLPRAKQMAREGLALANEIVDDVAQSFDAPEAFASVKQAMQTFYDEIEARYYKDGDLILPADSFGSLSETWSEDFDKAKALFNEEFITSAFDAMSEKMKVEGGINLTEMANAMSELKERIAKRLAEHSQQVEKQSAEFCDSLDQMAEQEQQLHQKIPELQDYQIFTI
- a CDS encoding GreA/GreB family elongation factor; the encoded protein is MDKSELRQTILACLQQKLAVAQRSAQRAMESATDDETVPEHKYDTLALEASYLAHGQAMRVQECENDIDQIKQLPLPEAAQQVRLGCAVLLLDDEDNPHWFLTVPCCGGLKVPFAESTVMLVTFDSPLGAALKGKQLGDEVIYRIGERNHCYQIETIC
- a CDS encoding RecQ family ATP-dependent DNA helicase, encoding MNDAPSIEQIDATLQTYFGFEDLRTGQRPVIETVLTGRSCAAIFPTGSGKSLCYQLPALMLPHLTLVISPLLALMKDQLAFLQQRNICAASIDSSQSREETQAVIEQARSGELKVLMISVERLKNERFRHFIKQIPISLLVVDEAHCISEWGHNFRPDYLKLPSYQKEFAIPQCLLLTATATEAVIKDMQSKFAINKQDVVTTGFYRSNLDLTVIPCNDEQKNEQLLAALAKQPNHPTIVYVTLQSTSESVAQLLRESGLNCHAYHAGLDNEVRQRIQQQFMSGEITIIVATIAFGMGVDKADIRRVVHYDMPKSIENYAQEIGRAGRDGKHSDCILLGNKSGICTLENFVYGDTPEQQEIRALLEHAFSQGQQWEVVISRLSSDSNIRQLPLKTLLVYMEMFGLISAQYSYFADYRFKFLKDKAEIINQFDPQRQTFVRALFDCSSQAKVWNQVDFDALWQHFGEERQRAIAALDYFNQKGWIELESKLMTEVYRVDAQPDSVSELADKLWQLFADKERSDIERIHNLLNLFESQSCLSHTLANYFGDNQAPHQCGHCSVCRGQVAKFAESGSSSIDDKQIAIWVEQLSQRAEQPLSNTLKTKFLCGISTPRLTKLKARILAGFGQLENVPFAQVLKHVGGEV
- a CDS encoding sodium-dependent transporter, whose translation is MAQGTNGQNRENFGSRLGFILAAAGAAVGLGNIWGFPTQAASNGGGAFLLVYLVMILIVAFPMLVVEMAIGRHGQANPVDSMRALTKHPSGKRLGAAVGWIGLSVPSAVLAFYSIVGGWLICFLLGAITEIIGLDSLTAWFKGFSVERNLFGTLAFYVLTILIVQGGVKQGIEKWSTRLMPALFVLFAALFIYIMTQHGAVEGLKHYLIPDFEKVMDRQLILAAMGQGFFSLTIGGCSMLIYGSYLSKQENLPKMAMNVTLVDTAVAFIAGLVVMPAMFVAMQKGVQIYAEDGSLLSSDTLVFTVLPLMFDSLGLLGQLFAIVFFLLLTIAALTSSISMLECPVALVSERFNSKRTSTSWVLGGLIALFSVVIVYNFAALFGLVATVATQYLQPIAALLFCLFGGWVWSRHSKIKELEQGYPEFTQGWFGKLWPLYVKFVCPLLVGTVIWASFG
- the nqrM gene encoding (Na+)-NQR maturation NqrM — protein: MSTFIITFAVFMAVIAAMAVGYIFQKKVVKGSCGGLGAVGIEKVCNCPEPCDARKKREAREAARAEKLAAWEKDRIA
- the dinB gene encoding DNA polymerase IV, with the translated sequence MTDKVRKIIHVDMDCFFAAVEMRDNPSYCGRPLAVGGHEKQRGVLSTCNYEARKFGIRSAMPTAKAMQLCPHLLVVPGRMDVYKRVSAQIREIFARYTQLIEPLSLDEAYLDVTDSIQCQGSATLIAEAIRRDIFNELKLTASAGVAPVKFLAKVASDMNKPNGQYVIPPQRVQQEVDRLPLERIPGVGKVSLEKLHQAGYYVCSDIKNSDYRSLLLEFGRLGASLWKKSHGIDNRQVVVERERKSVGVERTFSQNIMTYEQCWQVIEQKLYPELERRLAKASEDKSIIKQGIKVKFADFQLTTIEHIHPFLELEDFKQLLRDVLKRQQGREIRLLGLSVMLKPEELTKQLSFF
- a CDS encoding FAD:protein FMN transferase, producing MKIWLVVFASLFFLAGCEKPVEQVHLSGPTMGTSYNVKYIVAEGIPAPDKVQAEVDRLLEEVNDQMSTYRKDSELSRFNQSQSLAPFAVSPQTAKVVKEAIRLNGLTLGALDVTVGPLVNLWGFGPEGRPEVVPSEEELSARKANVGIEHLSVQGSSLQKSIPNLYVDLSTIAKGWGVDVLADYIESLGIHNYMVEVGGEIRLKGTNREGVRWRIAIEKPSVDERSIQEIIEPGDMAIATSGDYRNYFEHDGVRYSHIINPETGRPITHKVVSVTVLDPSSMTADGLATGLMVLGEEKGMQVANQHDIPVLMIVKTDTGFVELASDAYNTYIKQ
- a CDS encoding GGDEF domain-containing response regulator — translated: MNNKVLVVEDSRTYQNYLRQQLSDAGYQVYIAGSIAEGKQLLKQHPQFRFAVLDYCLPDGQDGEVIDLFLSQGHKVVVLTATFSEQARQRFIDKGVVDYLLKDSLASVSYLIPLAKRLLNNSQHHALVVDDSATVRHYVAQLLEHQYIKTTLAQDGKEALELLERHPDISFIITDHDMPVMDGITMIRAIRQFRDRNSLAILGLSGSDNNNLTAKFLKSGANDFLTKPFNQEEFYCRVHQMLDMKEATDELYKLANQDALTGLWNRRFLFSLPLDSNQQRQIAMIDIDHFKQVNDVYGHEAGDLAIKTIAEILKLCFPGEVVVRFGGEEFCVKSIAPSDDFFQRLENMRQRIAQTPINYQQSIINITVSIGLCNVEENLEQQIRIADDRLYLAKSAGRNQTIAS